A genomic segment from Planctomycetia bacterium encodes:
- a CDS encoding Na-translocating system protein MpsC family protein gives MDTITATLVCDDCDDKQAGTVAEQIARAICDFQHGSTGHTPTAVSVVLSEDTLVITLHEALTPAERAMAKSAGGAAKLQEFHRQLFANSSESLRQEIRRITGRQVREAAVEVEPTSGSIVHAFTTGTAVQVFLLAPITPVKDDAATLAATGGDILLSQ, from the coding sequence ATGGACACAATTACAGCAACTCTCGTCTGCGATGATTGTGACGACAAGCAAGCCGGAACCGTGGCGGAGCAGATTGCTCGCGCGATTTGTGATTTCCAACATGGCAGCACGGGCCACACGCCGACTGCGGTGAGCGTGGTCTTGAGCGAAGACACGCTGGTGATCACGCTGCACGAGGCCTTGACGCCAGCTGAAAGGGCGATGGCCAAGAGCGCGGGTGGTGCGGCAAAGCTGCAGGAGTTTCATCGGCAGCTCTTCGCCAACTCTTCCGAATCGTTGCGGCAGGAGATTCGACGAATCACCGGGAGGCAGGTTCGTGAAGCGGCGGTGGAGGTCGAGCCGACGAGCGGTTCTATCGTGCATGCCTTCACAACTGGCACCGCAGTGCAAGTCTTCCTACTGGCACCAATCACGCCGGTGAAAGATGATGCCGCTACCTTAGCAGCTACCGGGGGAGACATACTCTTGTCGCAGTGA
- a CDS encoding PAS domain-containing protein, which translates to MRSLENLTGWTQDAVGQSLNSVICLVNEKSRQSVEIPTVQALKEGRALQLASHSLLIAKNGAELPISDSAALIRNDKSEVAGLVLVFRDITERRKTERALARSLTYADDIIATSREPFVVLDADLRVKTANRSFYDSFQVSKEETENHLVYDLGNGQWDIPGLRKLLDEVLSRNQSVHDYEVEHSFPILGRKTMLLNARPFPPDSKHPELILLAVEDVSALRERAEELADAHRHKDEFLATLAHELRNPLAPIRNAVQYLGMEGLTDRDVKTGRDVISRQLTVMVRLIDDLLDISRMSRNALDIRRQRVELASVVENALESSRPLIQQCNHCKRRLNCAALGG; encoded by the coding sequence ATCCGGTCGCTGGAGAACTTGACGGGATGGACTCAAGATGCCGTAGGGCAGTCGCTCAACAGCGTGATCTGCTTGGTCAATGAAAAAAGCCGCCAATCTGTCGAGATTCCAACCGTCCAAGCCTTGAAGGAAGGCCGCGCTCTCCAACTTGCGAGCCACAGCCTGCTCATTGCCAAAAACGGTGCTGAACTTCCCATCAGCGACAGTGCCGCTCTAATCCGAAACGACAAGTCCGAGGTCGCAGGTCTTGTGCTGGTCTTTCGGGACATCACTGAACGCCGGAAGACGGAACGAGCGTTAGCTCGTTCGCTGACCTATGCCGACGACATCATTGCGACCTCACGAGAGCCGTTCGTGGTTCTCGACGCCGACCTGCGGGTGAAGACGGCGAACCGTTCCTTCTACGATTCGTTTCAAGTCTCGAAGGAAGAAACTGAGAACCACTTGGTGTATGACCTGGGCAATGGTCAGTGGGACATCCCTGGCTTGCGTAAGTTGCTTGATGAAGTCCTCTCTCGCAATCAATCCGTTCACGACTATGAGGTTGAGCATTCTTTTCCGATTCTCGGTCGCAAGACGATGCTTCTCAATGCTCGGCCCTTTCCTCCAGACTCGAAGCACCCTGAGCTAATCCTCCTTGCCGTGGAAGACGTGTCGGCCTTGCGAGAACGGGCAGAGGAATTGGCCGACGCTCATCGGCACAAAGATGAGTTCCTGGCGACGTTGGCGCATGAGCTACGGAATCCGTTGGCTCCAATCCGCAATGCCGTACAGTACCTCGGCATGGAGGGCCTGACGGATCGGGATGTGAAGACCGGCAGAGATGTCATTTCCAGGCAGCTGACGGTCATGGTGCGGCTCATTGACGACCTTCTCGACATATCCCGCATGAGCCGCAACGCTTTGGATATCCGTCGACAACGTGTGGAATTAGCATCGGTGGTGGAAAACGCTTTGGAAAGCAGCCGTCCCTTAATTCAGCAGTGCAATCACTGTAAACGGCGCTTGAATTGTGCAGCGCTTGGCGGTTGA